The sequence CATGCCGAGGGCGCGGGGCGCGctgggagcggcggcggcggcgcccggcGCCACAGCGACCCCCGGCGGCGGGCGGACCGCGCGCCCATTGGGCGGTGGCGCGGCCAATCGGGGGGCGGAGCgccgagggggcggggccgcccggCGTCAcgcgcgctcccgccgccggtAGCGGGGCCGCGCGAGGAGGGGGCGGTGGCGGCACCGGGCGGGACCGAGCGGGACCGAGAGGGACCGAGCGGGCGGGAGGGGACGGGGACAGGTGCGGCAACGCCACCGCGGCCCATTGGGGCTCGGCGGCCCCGCCACCGGCCCCGCGGGCGCCGCCGACGCCGCGTCCCGCCGCCCGGCCGCGCGTCGTCATCCCGGCGCGGCATCACTCAGGCACCGCCATCCCTCGCGCTGCTGAGGCCTCGGCGGGAGCAGCTGCCGCCGCGTTTCCCGACGACCGGGACGGTGCCGGTGCCATGAAGGAGGACCGCCAGCATCCCGTCGACCTGGGTGAGGCACCGGGGCCATCCCGGCTCCGCTCCCGGCACTGCCGGTCGTGGCCTGGCCACGAGAGAGACCGGCACTCACCGGGTTGATACCGGGAGCAGGAGGTCACGGGATGGCTCTGGGGTCACCACGGGACCACCCGGTTGCCTGTACCCATCACCacgggcagccagccctggcctgtTGTGACCGATGTCATCTCTGGTGGCATGTCCTTTGGCATGGCCAGTGGCATCACCCGCTGTCCCTCCTCTTGTCTCTGTGACAGGTTACGCCATCACCAAGCCCGACATCCTGGCCGAGGTGGAGCGAGGGGACGAGGGGgtggcggcggcagcggggcgCTACGGGGAGCGCCAGAGCCCCCGGCCACCCGCGGCACCGGCCGGTCCCTCCCAGGGTGAGCGGGACACGGGGACGGGCGGGATCGGGGCCAGGTGGCACCGGGAGCAGGAGTCGGGCACCGGCCCGGATCCTGCCGAGCCGGGGGCTTGGGCCGCTCCCCAACGCGCTCCCGTGTCCGCAGGGGactggcaggggaaggaggtgaAGAGCGAGGACGGGGTGTCCCCACCGCCCCGCTCGCCCCCGTCCCTCCACGCCGGCCCCGCCGACTTCCTCGTCCCGCTGCGGGAACGGGGCTGCAGCTACTGCGGCGTCCTCGAGCCGGAGGCGAACCCCGGTGCCGGTAACGGGGGGTTCATCGCCGCACCGCCCGCCTTCGAGAGCCGCCGCTGCCGGCCCGGGGAGCCGCCGCTGGATTGTGCCGAGTGCGGCCGAGGAGGCATCGGGCACAAACCGGACCTGGTGCGGCACCGGCTGGGGCGCGGCGCGGAGCTCGGCTACGCCTGCGGCCGCTGCGGGACAGGCCTCGCCGAaccggcggggctgggggccacGGGCAGCCCCCACCGGCCGGGGCCCTGCACCGGGCGCTCCCCGGGCACGGCGGAGGGAGCcacggcggcggcgccgcggaAGGAGCGGAAGGAGCTGTCGCTGACCGAGAAGGTGCGCgtgctggagatgctggagggCCCCAAGGTGTCGCAGAGCGAGCTGGCCAAGCGCTTCGGGGTGTCGCAGCCCCAGATCTGCCGCATCATCAAGAATAAGGAGCGCATCCTGAGCGAGTGGCACCGCAACGGCGACCCCGAGCGCAAGCGCAAGCGGGAGGGGAAGGACGCGGCGCTGGAGGCCGCGCTGCTGCGCTGGGTGCAGGGTGCCCACGCTGCCGAGCTGCCCGTGGGCCgcccgctgctgcagctccGGGCCCGGCACCCGGCCCGGCCCGAGCCCGAGCCCAGCGGCGGCTGGCTGGCTCGCCTGGGCGCTCGCCACGGCAAGAAGCCGCCGGCGGAGAAAGGGGACGCGGAGCAGCCCACGGCGGAGCACTGGGCCGGCACGGTGCTGCCCGGGCTCCTCCGCAGCTACGCGCCCGCCGAGATCTTCGCCTGCGGGGAGACCGCGGTGCCGCTGCCGGCCGGCGCCCCCGGTAACGGCGAGAGCCCCGGCGAGCGGCTGACGCTGCTGCTGTGCGCCAACGCCAGCGGCTCGGAGAAGCTGCCGCTGCGGGCGGTGGGGGACAGCCCCCGGCCGCGCTGCCTGCGGGGCGTCAACCTGGAGCAGATGCCGTGGAGCTACCGCGCCGGCGGCCCGGCCGGGCTGAGCGCGCCGCTCTTCGCCGAGTGGCTGCGGGAGTTCAACGAGGGCATGCGGCGGCGGGGCAAGAGcgtcctgctcctgctggccaagCACGAGGCGCACCCCTACCTCCAGCTGTCCAACGTCCGGATGGTTTTCATCCCGCCGGCCGCcgccctggcccagcccctggaCCGCGGCATCGCCGGCGACCTCAAGGGCCACTACCGGCGCCGTTTGCTGCGGTGGCTGCCGGCGGAGCGCGGCgcggcccagcccagcctgctggaCGTGCTGCACATGCTGGCGCAAGCCTGGGGCGACGTTCACCCGGGGCTCATCGCCGGCTGCTTCCGCGCCGCCGGCTTCACCCCCGACGCCGGCACCGAGGCCGTGTCCCTGAGCTCGGCCCCCGGTTTGCTCGGCCGGGAGCGGCCGGAGCGCGACGGGGACGCGGCGGAGGCGGACGGGGACGAGGGCACGGCGGAGGGCGAGGACGCGGGCGAGCTGGCGGCCGTGCCGCCCTGCCCCTCGGAACGGGAGGTCTGGAGGAGCCTGGCCACGCTGCGGCGGTACCTGGAGTGCCAGGCCACCTCGCCGGACCTCTTCCAGGCCTTCTACGAGCTGGAGGACGCGGTGCACATGGTGTCAGCCGGGGCAGGGCGAGCCTTCCTCGGGGACAGCCCTCCCCAGCAGTGACCGGGCAGAGGGGCCGGTGCTCCTTGGGGCTGTcaccgcccggcccggccgctgTTCCCCGCAGCTGAGCCGTGGGGGTTGCAGTGGCAGCGCTGGGGacacaaagctgctgccagtACCTTCTCCCAGGAAGGAAGGGGACgatgtgcagctgctgccagcggGGATTTGCCCTGAGTGGGGCAGTTGTGACTGCCGTGGGGGGGATGTGGGCGGTGCTGGGGTGTCcccgtgctggggacagcagctccatcccacacGGGAATCGGGTGCCTCCGGCTGCTGTCACCACGTGGTGCCTGGAGGATTGTTACAGGCATTAAAAAGTTGGAATTCAGCAAAGCCAAGCACGGGTGGTTTTATTCTGCTGTCACATctgctgggagtggggcagAGCTCCCCGGGgtttcctggagcagcaggaccaccccaaaccccccttcccctcctggggacaccgtggtccccacagccaccccgAGCTGTGCCATCCCCACCCGGGTACCAGAGCCGTGGCAGCACCTGCGGGCAGTGGGGAGCTGGCTGAGcaccctgtgctggctgtgccagccttggTGGCACCCTGGGgtcccctgcagagccccccgTGTGCACTGTGCACCCTGAGGTCCCCGAGGTCCATGTCTCTGCTGGACTGCAGAGGGTCAGGGGCAGCTGGAGGccaccaggcagggacagaggtgtcCCCACAGGCCCAGGGGTTACAGGGATGGGGCCCACAGGGGGATCCCCACATGGATACAGGATCACGGGTGGGCATGAAGCACCCGGGGGAGGGGGGTGCAGCAGGCGGGACCCCCACAGGGATGCACAGCTacagctgggaaagggggggacacaggggctcCCCACGGGAACACTGTCATGGGGGTACATGGGGTGCACGGGGGTGGGACCCCCGTGGGATGCACCTTCCCGggggtgcagggatggggagcatGGCGGGATCCCCAcggggacacagccccacaggggTACCCGGGGTGCTCTCGGGAGTGGGGTACAGGGATGTATCACCCCAGGGGGGACCCACGCAGGGATGCATCCGCGGTGGGTACCCGCTGTCCCCTTAGGGTGGAATGCAGGGATGTCCCGTCCCTTTGGAATGTCCTGTCCCGGTGTGATGTCCGGTCCCGGTGGGCTGTCCGGTCCCGGtgggctgtcccctcccgcAGTGCTGTCCCTCCCGAGGGGCTGGCTCTTCTCGCTGTGCTGTCCGGTCCCGGTGTGCTGCCTCTCCCGCTGTACTGTCCGGTCCCGGTAGGATGTCCCGGTGTGCTGTCCCTcccggggctgtcccctcccggTGTCCtatcctgtccctctgtgctgtccggtttgctgtcccctccctgttcGCTGTCCCCTCCCGGGGCTGTCCGGTCCCGGTGTGCTGTCCTCTCCCTCT comes from Zonotrichia leucophrys gambelii isolate GWCS_2022_RI chromosome 2, RI_Zleu_2.0, whole genome shotgun sequence and encodes:
- the TIGD3 gene encoding tigger transposable element-derived protein 3 — encoded protein: MKEDRQHPVDLGYAITKPDILAEVERGDEGVAAAAGRYGERQSPRPPAAPAGPSQGDWQGKEVKSEDGVSPPPRSPPSLHAGPADFLVPLRERGCSYCGVLEPEANPGAGNGGFIAAPPAFESRRCRPGEPPLDCAECGRGGIGHKPDLVRHRLGRGAELGYACGRCGTGLAEPAGLGATGSPHRPGPCTGRSPGTAEGATAAAPRKERKELSLTEKVRVLEMLEGPKVSQSELAKRFGVSQPQICRIIKNKERILSEWHRNGDPERKRKREGKDAALEAALLRWVQGAHAAELPVGRPLLQLRARHPARPEPEPSGGWLARLGARHGKKPPAEKGDAEQPTAEHWAGTVLPGLLRSYAPAEIFACGETAVPLPAGAPGNGESPGERLTLLLCANASGSEKLPLRAVGDSPRPRCLRGVNLEQMPWSYRAGGPAGLSAPLFAEWLREFNEGMRRRGKSVLLLLAKHEAHPYLQLSNVRMVFIPPAAALAQPLDRGIAGDLKGHYRRRLLRWLPAERGAAQPSLLDVLHMLAQAWGDVHPGLIAGCFRAAGFTPDAGTEAVSLSSAPGLLGRERPERDGDAAEADGDEGTAEGEDAGELAAVPPCPSEREVWRSLATLRRYLECQATSPDLFQAFYELEDAVHMVSAGAGRAFLGDSPPQQ